In one Pirellulales bacterium genomic region, the following are encoded:
- a CDS encoding Rieske (2Fe-2S) protein → MSDKKKMSIADILAAARKTDNKEGGAAPAPKAEASSPPAEESAPAVEAAPEAAEETAAPVPAAKPVAAGERPNVKDILAMARAGKAAGAAPAKPAATKPAAKAPGEKPAAAKPSAPAKVPVAGAKPAAPVAKEKDTASILAAARAGTKPGPMTKAQAAALPAAKAAPKGPAKEKIPVPPMPAKPAYAKLSPAKPAAEGQDRRSFLGVIFGSSLALGMTAMAATGGLWSLGFARFMFPNVLTEPPSRFKVGFKENFAPGQVETKFVATNGVWIVNGKYNDKPEIYALKTVCTHLGCTPNWLEAEQKFKCPCHGSGFYKDGINFEGPAPRPLERYAIRIGDDGQLEVDKSRTFQEEMGQWTDPDCFVPV, encoded by the coding sequence ATGTCAGACAAGAAAAAGATGTCGATCGCCGATATTCTGGCGGCGGCCCGCAAGACGGACAACAAAGAGGGGGGTGCCGCGCCGGCGCCGAAGGCGGAAGCATCATCGCCGCCCGCGGAAGAATCTGCGCCAGCTGTGGAAGCGGCGCCTGAGGCCGCAGAAGAAACTGCTGCGCCTGTGCCGGCTGCTAAGCCGGTTGCGGCGGGTGAACGTCCCAATGTGAAAGATATTTTGGCCATGGCCCGCGCCGGAAAAGCAGCCGGCGCCGCGCCCGCGAAGCCTGCCGCCACAAAGCCCGCGGCCAAAGCGCCTGGCGAAAAGCCAGCGGCCGCCAAGCCTAGTGCGCCCGCTAAGGTGCCAGTGGCTGGCGCGAAGCCCGCCGCTCCGGTGGCGAAAGAAAAAGATACTGCCAGCATTTTGGCCGCTGCCCGCGCCGGCACAAAGCCCGGCCCTATGACGAAGGCGCAGGCTGCGGCGCTGCCTGCGGCGAAGGCTGCTCCCAAAGGGCCCGCTAAAGAAAAAATTCCGGTGCCGCCGATGCCGGCCAAACCAGCTTACGCGAAACTTTCGCCCGCCAAGCCGGCGGCGGAGGGGCAAGATCGCCGCAGCTTTTTGGGCGTGATTTTCGGCTCATCATTGGCATTGGGAATGACGGCCATGGCCGCCACTGGCGGCTTATGGTCGTTAGGTTTTGCCCGCTTTATGTTTCCCAACGTGCTGACCGAGCCCCCCAGCCGGTTCAAGGTCGGCTTCAAGGAAAACTTCGCCCCCGGCCAGGTGGAAACTAAGTTTGTCGCCACCAACGGCGTGTGGATTGTGAACGGCAAGTACAACGACAAGCCGGAAATTTACGCCTTGAAAACGGTCTGCACGCACCTGGGCTGCACGCCCAACTGGCTGGAAGCGGAGCAAAAATTCAAATGCCCCTGCCACGGCAGCGGGTTTTACAAGGACGGAATTAATTTTGAAGGCCCCGCTCCACGACCGCTGGAACGCTACGCCATTCGCATTGGCGACGACGGACAGTTGGAAGTGGACAAAAGCCGCACGTTCCAGGAAGAGATGGGCCAGTGGACCGATCCTGATTGTTTTGTGCCCGTGTGA
- a CDS encoding cytochrome b N-terminal domain-containing protein — protein MSLGETIRNSQIWKSIFRHPMPVDRRNRIVVMLTNFFLHLHPVSIKKQGIALSYTWCMGGVTFFLFLVETVTGVLLMFYYRPTLEWAYNDILALRDVVSLGIMRELHRWGAHAMVITVWLHMYRVFLTGSYKPPREFNWVIGVILLLLTLLLSFTGYLLPWDQLAIWAITVGSNMARATPLLGHEGPGHALLSIGGIDMITNASDARFGLLGARFVGEETLNRFYVLHCVAIPLAAATLMAIHFWRVRKDGGISGPL, from the coding sequence ATGTCGCTCGGCGAAACGATTCGCAATAGTCAAATTTGGAAGAGCATTTTCCGCCATCCGATGCCGGTGGATCGGCGGAATCGCATTGTGGTGATGCTCACCAACTTCTTCCTGCACTTGCATCCGGTGTCGATCAAAAAGCAGGGCATCGCGCTGAGTTACACCTGGTGCATGGGAGGCGTCACTTTCTTCCTGTTCCTGGTGGAAACGGTCACCGGCGTGCTGCTGATGTTCTATTACCGGCCAACGCTGGAATGGGCCTATAACGATATTCTGGCGCTGCGCGACGTGGTGAGCTTGGGCATTATGCGCGAGTTGCATCGCTGGGGTGCGCACGCCATGGTCATTACCGTTTGGCTGCACATGTATCGAGTGTTCCTCACCGGCAGCTACAAGCCCCCGCGGGAATTCAACTGGGTGATCGGTGTGATTTTGCTGCTGCTGACGCTGCTGCTTTCGTTCACCGGATATTTGCTGCCGTGGGATCAATTGGCCATTTGGGCCATTACGGTGGGCTCCAACATGGCCCGCGCCACGCCGCTATTGGGTCACGAAGGTCCGGGGCATGCGCTGCTTTCGATTGGGGGCATCGACATGATTACCAACGCTAGCGATGCGCGCTTTGGTTTGCTCGGTGCGCGCTTTGTGGGCGAAGAAACCTTGAACCGTTTTTACGTGCTCCATTGTGTGGCAATTCCGCTGGCCGCCGCCACGCTCATGGCCATTCACTTTTGGCGCGTTCGCAAAGATGGCGGCATTAGCGGGCCGTTGTGA